The DNA region GCAAATGCTATCATGCTACAGTATACTGCCCCTATTTTTGTTGCATTTTTGAGCTATATTGTATTGAAGGAAAAAGTAGAGAAGATAGATTGGATAACAATATTCATTGTGTTTTTAGGAATGATACTGTTTTTTATAGGTAAACTTGAAACAAAGAATTTTCTTGGCAACCTTCTTTCAATACTTAGCGGTATTACCTATGCACTTTTAGCTATATATATGAGAAAGCAAAAGGATAAGTCTCCCGAAGAGTCTTTAATTATTGGAAATCTAATAACAGCAGTCATTTCAATTCCTTTTATGCTGCAGAGTATGCCTTCTAAAATGAGCTGGCTGGGTTTATTACTTCTTGGAACTATTCAACTTGGACTTCCTTATCTTCTTTATGCAAAGGCAATTAAGCATATAACAGCAATTGAAGCAGTCTTGATACCTGTTATTGAACCTCTTTTAAATCCATTATGGACATTTTTGGTTCTTAACGAAAGACCAACTCCATGGGCACTTTTAGGTGGATTTGTTGTTTTATCAGCTATAACCTTCAATCAGGTTTATAAGCTCAAGAGGAGATTAGAAGTAAATGCAACTATGTAAAATATAGGTGGTATTATGGAGGATAAATTAATAGAATTAAATAATTTGGTTATGTCATGTAAAAAATGCAGATTAGGCGTAAAAAGAACTAATGTTGTTTTTGGAGAAGGAAACCCCAATTCTAAGATTATGTTTATAGGAGAGGGGCCAGGGGAAGAGGAAGATAGAACAGGAAGGCCCTTTGTTGGAAAGGCTGGGCAACTTTTAACTAAGATGATAGAGGCTATAAATCTTAAAAGAGAAGATGTTTATATAGCAAATATAGTTAAATGCAGGCCGCCCAATAACAGGGTTCCA from Caloramator mitchellensis includes:
- a CDS encoding DMT family transporter, translated to MGFVDRNRAVLFLVLSSILWSLGGVFIKLVQWNPIAIAGMRSLISAIFLIVVVRKVKFNRSKDQIICALTYAATVILFVSATKLTTAANAIMLQYTAPIFVAFLSYIVLKEKVEKIDWITIFIVFLGMILFFIGKLETKNFLGNLLSILSGITYALLAIYMRKQKDKSPEESLIIGNLITAVISIPFMLQSMPSKMSWLGLLLLGTIQLGLPYLLYAKAIKHITAIEAVLIPVIEPLLNPLWTFLVLNERPTPWALLGGFVVLSAITFNQVYKLKRRLEVNATM
- a CDS encoding uracil-DNA glycosylase, which produces MEDKLIELNNLVMSCKKCRLGVKRTNVVFGEGNPNSKIMFIGEGPGEEEDRTGRPFVGKAGQLLTKMIEAINLKREDVYIANIVKCRPPNNRVPFDDEADICINYLRKQVAIIKPKIIVCLGATAARHIIDKNIRITKDRGNWVKKGDFLIMPTYHPSALLRDPSKKKEAWEDFKKIRDVKLI